The region CCCTCTGGCTCTACCCGGGAGTGTACAGGCTCAGCCCGCGCGCAGCTCCTTCGGCCACCACCGCTCCACCATCTTGAGGTCCGAGCCGTACCAGCGCTCGAAGCCGCCGCTGTGGTAGGCCTCCTCCAGGACTATCTCCTCCGAGCCGGGCAGCAGGGCGCTCTGCACCGGGACCACGCCGTCCCCGGGGACCCGCCCGTCGTCGATCAGGCGCTCGTAGCGGCGGCGGGCCCGGCGGGAGAGCGCGCCGTGGGCGGCGGCCCCCGCCACCGAGATGTAGCGCAGGCCGGCGGGCCTGTGCAGCGCGCCGGGGAACATCTCGTTCACCTGGGCCAGCGGGGAGAGGCTCTTGCGGTCCGCCACGAGGTGGGGGCTGCCCAGCGTGATCAGGTGCGAGACCCGCCGGTGCCCGGAGTAGCGGCGGCCGCCGTAGGGCGCCTGCCCGCCGATGTACACCCGGCAGGCCACCCCGCCCGCCGAGTGCCCCACGAGCACCGCCCGCTCCGCGCCGCTCTCCAGGAGCGCCCGGTCGACCGCGCGGGCGACCTGGAAGATCAGCTGCCCGTACCCGAAGAGCCGGCCCCAGATCCAGTCCAGCGGCGTGATGGAGGCGACGCGCACCTCGCGGGAGCCGGAGAGCTCGCCGAGCAGCCGCGCCAGCCGCCAGTACTGCCAGGGCCAGGACATGAGGCCCCCGACGATGACTATGGGAGGAGCGCCTGCCACGCCGGGAAGTATAGCTCCCGGGGGTGGCGGGGCGCTCAGAGGAGGCTCGAGCGCACCCCGTCGAGCACGAACTGGGCCGCCAGCGCCGCGATGACCACCCCCAGCACCCGCGAGAGGACGTTGGCCCCG is a window of Rubrobacter xylanophilus DSM 9941 DNA encoding:
- a CDS encoding esterase/lipase family protein, whose product is MAGAPPIVIVGGLMSWPWQYWRLARLLGELSGSREVRVASITPLDWIWGRLFGYGQLIFQVARAVDRALLESGAERAVLVGHSAGGVACRVYIGGQAPYGGRRYSGHRRVSHLITLGSPHLVADRKSLSPLAQVNEMFPGALHRPAGLRYISVAGAAAHGALSRRARRRYERLIDDGRVPGDGVVPVQSALLPGSEEIVLEEAYHSGGFERWYGSDLKMVERWWPKELRAG